A section of the Oceanispirochaeta sp. genome encodes:
- a CDS encoding GyrI-like domain-containing protein: protein MEKTDLKKTQKVAFTGKKDPQIVTIPALKYLSFAGKGSPDAPLFEEAIGALYGLAYTIKFMFKERELDFVVAPLEAQWWSDDLNDFTENRKENWLWKAMICVPDFVMPSDLEEGREKVRAKKSLSGLDQVVLETIEDGEAVQVLYLGAYSEEAPTIAMMHHFAEEEGYRLRSHHREVYLSDMRKTPPDKLKTIIRHPVERVK from the coding sequence ATGGAAAAAACAGACCTGAAAAAAACACAGAAAGTAGCCTTTACAGGCAAAAAAGATCCTCAGATCGTGACCATCCCCGCCTTGAAGTACCTTTCCTTCGCCGGGAAGGGGTCTCCTGACGCCCCCCTTTTTGAAGAAGCCATAGGGGCGTTGTATGGTCTGGCCTACACCATCAAATTCATGTTTAAAGAGAGGGAGCTGGATTTTGTGGTGGCTCCTCTCGAAGCCCAGTGGTGGAGCGATGACCTGAATGATTTTACAGAGAACAGGAAGGAGAACTGGCTTTGGAAGGCTATGATCTGTGTCCCCGACTTTGTCATGCCCTCTGATCTGGAAGAAGGCAGAGAGAAGGTCCGGGCTAAAAAGAGTCTCTCCGGTCTGGATCAGGTTGTTCTTGAAACCATTGAAGATGGTGAGGCTGTTCAGGTCCTCTATCTGGGAGCCTATTCTGAAGAGGCCCCTACAATCGCAATGATGCATCACTTTGCAGAGGAAGAGGGGTACAGGCTGCGGAGTCATCACCGGGAGGTGTATCTGAGCGATATGAGAAAGACCCCTCCCGACAAGTTAAAAACCATCATCAGGCATCCCGTTGAAAGAGTAAAATAG
- a CDS encoding sugar ABC transporter substrate-binding protein, with protein sequence MKKLFLVVMVMFVSLQAWGTGSQEPADTKEEMKKEVTLSILWFNDGNESEVFMNTIDDYLIANPHVKVDLQLVPFGDYEKRLKLLIAGGTPPDLARVTNNHVAMFADNLVVLDEKVKNLSAVTAGFNKGSLAFATNKAGKLVALPTEATANGMIVNVDAYAKAGIDIREYSKTWTWDQWYDAMKKVVAANDSLEYGLGFDFSPHRWSTLLYEAGGRFVNEEATAMAFDTPEAVDALKFFKKLHDDKLIPASVWMGSENPQELFQAGIVASHIGGSWVINKYDSDIKDFEWAAVNMPKRKIRSSVAGGKFVGVFAGAENEATAIELMLHFSDQKHNAMYCKETLNLSARTDANIIYPSRNEDFNAMAADLAITPAITAKDWKSPELNKIYSYIREQIIEGLLGNQTMEQTAKNIQDKGNTFF encoded by the coding sequence ATGAAAAAACTTTTTCTGGTTGTCATGGTTATGTTTGTTTCCCTACAGGCATGGGGTACAGGTTCTCAGGAACCAGCAGATACAAAAGAAGAAATGAAAAAAGAGGTCACCCTCTCCATTCTCTGGTTTAACGACGGAAATGAATCCGAAGTATTCATGAACACCATCGATGACTACCTGATCGCCAATCCTCATGTAAAAGTCGATCTTCAGCTTGTACCTTTCGGCGATTATGAGAAAAGACTCAAACTGTTGATTGCCGGTGGTACTCCTCCGGATTTGGCTCGTGTGACCAATAACCATGTAGCCATGTTTGCTGATAACCTGGTTGTACTTGACGAAAAAGTAAAGAACCTCAGTGCGGTTACAGCCGGATTTAACAAGGGATCACTCGCATTTGCCACAAACAAAGCAGGGAAACTGGTAGCTCTTCCCACAGAAGCCACTGCCAACGGCATGATTGTTAATGTAGATGCCTATGCAAAAGCTGGCATTGATATTCGTGAATATTCAAAAACATGGACATGGGACCAGTGGTATGATGCCATGAAAAAAGTGGTTGCAGCCAATGACAGCTTAGAATATGGACTTGGCTTTGACTTCAGCCCTCACAGATGGTCAACCCTCTTATATGAAGCGGGCGGGCGTTTTGTAAATGAGGAAGCCACAGCTATGGCTTTTGATACTCCTGAAGCAGTTGACGCACTCAAGTTTTTCAAAAAACTGCATGATGACAAACTGATTCCCGCTTCCGTATGGATGGGCTCAGAAAATCCCCAGGAACTTTTTCAGGCCGGCATAGTAGCTAGTCATATCGGTGGTTCATGGGTCATCAACAAATACGACAGCGACATTAAAGATTTTGAATGGGCCGCTGTAAATATGCCTAAAAGAAAAATTCGTTCTTCTGTAGCAGGAGGCAAGTTTGTCGGTGTATTTGCCGGTGCTGAAAACGAAGCCACAGCCATTGAATTGATGCTGCATTTCTCTGATCAGAAACACAATGCCATGTATTGTAAAGAAACACTGAACCTTTCTGCCAGAACTGATGCCAACATCATCTATCCTTCAAGAAATGAAGATTTTAATGCCATGGCTGCTGACCTCGCAATAACCCCTGCTATAACAGCCAAAGATTGGAAAAGCCCTGAACTGAACAAAATCTACTCCTACATCAGAGAGCAGATTATTGAGGGCCTCCTTGGAAATCAGACGATGGAACAAACTGCCAAAAACATTCAAGACAAAGGTAATACCTTCTTCTAG
- a CDS encoding MFS transporter, with amino-acid sequence MNTQVETLPMGKKIIYSLGQLGWSLGSFAVMNLLYYFYDSNSGTDGSRMFPVYIGSAAVLGIIASLSRVFDGITDPLIAGLSDRNRSSFGRRRIYMALGAFPFALLSLLIFLPPTASALLNTVWLFILTFLFYLFMTMYVTPFFALLSELGHTPDERLQLSTMISITWALGFMGGNSTYALQGVMERAGLEPVRAFQTVIALFSLISLILMYLPVLFIDENRYCEKRTSDEGSFIAVVTAFKNRDFLYFTLSDLTYFLALTFIQTGISFYIIQLLGLPKEMATTVMTAMFLLSFVFYIPVGMAARRIGKKNLLIVAFSLFILSWLLLSFWGLLPVSETAQAFITVLFAALPLAIFGILPNAIIADIAEADGRRTGNYKAAVYFGARTFMSKMGASVTLLIFPVITHLGGTMDSAPTVLGIRTTTYAAMVFLVLGLLLFLKYDEKSTLKLLKDNPEGEPAE; translated from the coding sequence ATGAACACCCAGGTGGAAACTCTGCCCATGGGCAAGAAAATCATATACTCTCTGGGCCAGCTGGGATGGTCTCTCGGGTCATTCGCTGTGATGAATCTTCTTTACTATTTTTACGACTCTAACAGCGGGACAGACGGATCGAGGATGTTTCCGGTCTATATAGGTTCAGCCGCCGTACTGGGAATCATCGCTTCCCTCAGCCGTGTCTTTGACGGAATTACGGACCCTCTCATTGCCGGATTGTCCGACAGGAACCGCAGCTCCTTCGGACGAAGACGGATCTACATGGCTCTGGGAGCCTTCCCCTTCGCCCTCCTGTCGCTGCTTATATTTCTCCCCCCTACCGCCTCGGCCCTGTTGAACACAGTGTGGCTCTTTATCCTCACTTTTCTGTTCTATCTGTTCATGACTATGTACGTGACACCATTTTTCGCCTTGTTGAGCGAACTGGGACACACCCCGGACGAGAGGCTGCAGCTCAGCACCATGATCTCTATCACCTGGGCCCTTGGATTTATGGGAGGAAACAGCACTTACGCTCTACAGGGAGTGATGGAAAGAGCAGGCCTGGAACCGGTCAGAGCTTTTCAGACGGTCATAGCCCTTTTCTCACTGATATCGCTGATACTCATGTACCTTCCCGTCCTCTTTATCGATGAAAACAGATACTGCGAAAAGAGGACCTCCGATGAAGGCTCCTTCATAGCCGTAGTCACCGCCTTTAAAAACAGGGATTTCCTCTATTTCACCCTGTCCGATCTGACCTATTTCCTGGCTCTCACCTTCATTCAGACAGGAATCAGTTTTTACATCATACAGCTGCTGGGTCTGCCCAAGGAGATGGCGACGACTGTGATGACAGCCATGTTTCTTCTGAGCTTTGTCTTCTACATTCCCGTTGGAATGGCGGCCAGACGGATAGGAAAGAAGAACCTTTTGATCGTGGCCTTTTCCCTCTTTATACTCAGCTGGCTTTTACTCTCCTTCTGGGGCCTCCTGCCTGTTTCGGAGACAGCACAGGCCTTTATAACTGTACTCTTCGCCGCCCTGCCCCTGGCCATCTTCGGCATACTGCCCAACGCCATCATCGCCGATATAGCCGAGGCCGATGGCAGGAGAACGGGAAACTACAAGGCGGCGGTCTACTTCGGGGCCCGGACCTTCATGAGTAAGATGGGAGCCTCGGTGACTCTCCTGATTTTTCCCGTGATCACACACCTGGGGGGTACCATGGACAGTGCCCCCACGGTGCTCGGTATCAGAACCACAACATATGCAGCCATGGTATTTCTAGTTCTTGGTTTGCTCCTCTTCTTAAAATATGATGAGAAATCAACTCTGAAATTGCTGAAAGACAATCCGGAGGGAGAGCCGGCAGAATGA
- a CDS encoding helix-turn-helix transcriptional regulator, with the protein MQGHVKTPHIEINVKGDEYRPLIDFLIQDFGEKNVDIIDDSDELSDELINISQTEWFHSTDLSPGETVGIHRKNLKMTQAELGRRLGGMSRQHVSDIENGQRNISVTLSKKLAEVLGHNYRVYL; encoded by the coding sequence GTGCAGGGTCACGTGAAAACGCCCCATATTGAGATCAATGTTAAGGGTGATGAATACCGTCCCCTGATTGATTTTCTGATACAGGATTTTGGTGAAAAGAATGTCGACATAATTGACGACTCTGATGAACTTTCTGATGAACTTATAAATATTAGCCAGACTGAGTGGTTTCATAGCACTGATCTGTCTCCCGGAGAGACTGTGGGAATACATCGGAAAAACTTGAAAATGACCCAGGCTGAATTGGGCCGCAGGCTTGGTGGGATGTCCAGGCAGCATGTTTCGGATATAGAGAATGGACAGAGAAATATTTCGGTTACTCTTTCCAAAAAACTGGCAGAAGTTTTGGGGCATAATTACAGGGTGTATTTGTGA
- a CDS encoding AbrB/MazE/SpoVT family DNA-binding domain-containing protein, with translation MEAKIQKWGNSLGIRIPMPFLKDLSLKNGSVVEIEEENDCIIIQPLKKVELASLLNRISDDNLHSEIDWGIAEGDEIW, from the coding sequence ATGGAAGCAAAAATACAGAAATGGGGGAATAGCCTCGGAATTCGAATCCCAATGCCCTTTCTAAAAGATTTATCCCTCAAAAATGGCTCAGTCGTGGAAATTGAAGAAGAAAATGACTGCATCATAATTCAGCCATTAAAGAAAGTTGAACTTGCGTCCCTGCTCAATAGAATATCAGATGATAATCTTCATTCCGAAATTGATTGGGGCATTGCTGAGGGAGATGAAATTTGGTAG
- the mazF gene encoding endoribonuclease MazF, with translation MVDPKYIPRKGDLLWLNFTPQTGHEQAGKRPVIVLSPLEYNKKTSLMIVCPITSKVKGYPFEVPVRAHQIEGVVLSDQIKSLDWRTRKVSFIEKASTEILEDVQEKLLLLIG, from the coding sequence TTGGTAGACCCGAAGTATATCCCCCGCAAAGGCGATTTGCTGTGGCTCAACTTTACCCCTCAGACAGGACATGAACAAGCTGGGAAACGTCCAGTAATTGTACTTTCACCGCTGGAATATAATAAAAAGACAAGCCTCATGATTGTTTGTCCAATAACAAGCAAAGTAAAAGGATATCCTTTTGAAGTTCCTGTCAGGGCTCATCAAATCGAGGGCGTAGTGCTTTCTGATCAAATAAAAAGTCTTGATTGGAGAACTAGAAAAGTATCTTTTATAGAAAAGGCTTCAACTGAAATCCTTGAAGATGTACAAGAGAAACTTCTTTTATTGATAGGCTAA
- a CDS encoding TetR/AcrR family transcriptional regulator — MEILKASEELFMEKGFAKTTIGDIAAACELTNGALYLYFRNKNEIILIIMTRISRSFGELLHQTDDPSLTGIERAAALLGSYRRTFRDFHSYHVLDAQFNVMFDRKYPESPYLQDYFEANHRVLSILRDVFESGFGDGTIRVPRMEKEVSPGETAGMFLNVLNSYVEKLSLRKELMEHEQGISLEKELDRFIDFMVESIRAC, encoded by the coding sequence ATGGAAATCCTGAAGGCTTCGGAAGAGCTCTTTATGGAAAAGGGATTCGCCAAAACCACCATCGGAGACATCGCGGCGGCCTGCGAACTGACGAACGGAGCCCTGTATCTCTATTTCAGAAATAAAAACGAGATTATCCTTATCATTATGACAAGGATCAGCAGAAGTTTTGGAGAACTCCTTCATCAGACCGATGATCCTTCCCTCACGGGAATTGAGAGAGCGGCGGCTTTGCTGGGCAGCTACCGCCGGACCTTCCGGGACTTCCACAGTTACCATGTTTTGGATGCACAGTTCAATGTGATGTTTGACAGGAAGTATCCCGAATCTCCCTATCTCCAGGACTATTTCGAGGCCAACCACAGAGTTCTATCCATCCTCAGGGATGTATTCGAAAGTGGATTCGGGGACGGAACAATTCGAGTCCCCCGAATGGAGAAAGAGGTCAGTCCCGGAGAAACGGCAGGAATGTTTCTCAATGTTCTGAACAGTTATGTAGAGAAACTGAGTCTGAGGAAAGAATTAATGGAGCATGAACAGGGGATTTCCCTTGAAAAGGAGCTGGACCGGTTCATAGACTTTATGGTGGAGTCGATCCGCGCCTGCTGA
- a CDS encoding MerR family transcriptional regulator yields MLSIGEFAHSTMLSIKTIRYYQELGILLPDRIDKGTGYRYYDQKSYDRARSIQMLKDLGFTLNEIRQILSECRDEEDLFLYIDQKLNDVEKKIQNLKRMKDQLIRQKKASSSGDPWEGGIIEFDFELPCYVSHKFNGSYEQIGDAFSSLYKQYGRFVKGKPYAFYDELGYTEELKNLQAVVEVEVNASLESGKPENYPKTRALKMIHQGPYGTQGSSYVQLFSYCRDQDLKIKLPVIEHFIKGPGMIFRGDPGRYKTECILLIEDKS; encoded by the coding sequence ATGTTGTCTATTGGAGAATTCGCCCACTCAACCATGTTGAGCATAAAAACTATCCGCTACTACCAGGAGCTGGGAATTCTCCTTCCCGACAGGATTGATAAGGGTACAGGATATCGTTATTACGATCAGAAAAGTTATGACCGGGCCCGGAGTATTCAGATGCTGAAAGACCTGGGTTTTACACTCAATGAAATCAGGCAGATATTATCAGAATGCCGGGATGAGGAAGATCTGTTTCTATATATAGATCAAAAACTCAATGATGTGGAGAAAAAAATCCAGAATCTGAAAAGGATGAAGGATCAGCTGATAAGGCAGAAAAAGGCTTCATCCTCCGGTGATCCATGGGAGGGGGGAATCATTGAGTTTGATTTTGAGCTCCCCTGTTATGTCAGTCATAAATTCAATGGAAGCTATGAACAGATCGGTGACGCCTTCTCCTCCCTTTACAAGCAGTACGGCAGGTTTGTAAAGGGAAAACCCTATGCCTTTTATGATGAACTTGGATATACAGAAGAATTAAAAAATCTCCAGGCTGTGGTCGAAGTAGAGGTAAATGCTTCACTGGAATCGGGGAAGCCAGAGAATTATCCAAAAACCAGAGCCCTTAAGATGATTCACCAGGGGCCTTATGGTACTCAGGGCAGCAGTTATGTCCAGCTCTTCAGCTATTGCCGGGATCAGGATTTAAAAATAAAACTGCCCGTCATCGAGCATTTCATAAAGGGTCCCGGAATGATTTTCAGGGGAGATCCCGGCAGGTATAAAACAGAATGCATCCTCTTGATTGAGGATAAGAGCTAA